A single genomic interval of Romboutsia ilealis harbors:
- a CDS encoding YhcH/YjgK/YiaL family protein: protein MIFGNINHEKTYAKLDKDLFNCLEYTKNNNLVKLEKGSYEIDGKNIFVNIVEYDTCEKEDRFWEAHKKYIDIHFMIKGRERIELNFIENLTKKEYEEEGDFLSLDGESNSYVELCEGDFLICYPEDAHMTSLKVDEKENIKKAIFKVIIR, encoded by the coding sequence ATGATATTTGGGAATATAAATCATGAAAAAACTTATGCTAAATTAGATAAAGATTTATTTAATTGTCTTGAATATACAAAGAATAATAATTTAGTTAAGCTTGAAAAAGGAAGTTATGAAATCGATGGTAAGAATATATTCGTAAACATAGTTGAATATGATACTTGTGAAAAAGAAGACAGATTTTGGGAAGCGCATAAAAAGTATATAGATATACATTTTATGATTAAAGGAAGAGAAAGGATAGAGTTGAATTTTATAGAAAATTTAACTAAAAAAGAGTACGAAGAAGAAGGTGACTTTTTATCATTAGATGGAGAATCTAATTCTTATGTAGAGCTTTGTGAAGGTGATTTCTTAATTTGCTATCCAGAAGATGCACATATGACATCTTTAAAAGTCGATGAAAAAGAGAATATAAAGAAAGCCATATTTAAGGTTATAATTAGATAA
- a CDS encoding AEC family transporter, producing MENLILSLNVVLPLFLTMSLGYFLKYLNLFDNSTLDRMNNITFKSFLPMLLFYNIYKTDLHDTFNLKLIIFSVTCVIVLYLILYLLVPLIEKDNKKRGALLQGLFRSNFVIFGLPITESLFGSEKVGVAALLIAVIVPLFNMLSVLALETFRGGKLNFKKIFIGIIKNPLIIASCLGVLTLLLKIKIPTAIEKTISDVSKIATPLSLILLGASFKFDNIKKYLKQTTIAVIGKTILIPCIILPICIMFGYRDVELSTLMIIFAAPTAISSFTMAKQMDSDSDLASQIVVFTSAFCVITVFMWIFILKQFYLI from the coding sequence ATGGAAAATCTTATATTATCGCTTAATGTTGTCTTGCCATTATTTCTTACAATGTCATTAGGATATTTTCTTAAATATCTTAATTTGTTTGATAATAGTACATTGGATAGAATGAACAATATTACATTTAAATCATTTTTACCAATGTTATTATTTTACAACATATATAAAACTGATTTACATGACACATTCAATTTAAAGCTAATAATATTTTCAGTAACTTGTGTAATAGTTTTATATTTAATTTTATATTTATTAGTTCCATTAATAGAAAAAGATAATAAAAAGCGAGGCGCTCTACTCCAAGGATTATTTAGAAGTAACTTTGTAATATTTGGTCTTCCTATAACAGAGTCCTTATTTGGAAGTGAAAAAGTTGGTGTTGCTGCTCTTTTAATTGCAGTTATTGTTCCTCTTTTCAATATGCTATCAGTACTTGCACTAGAAACTTTCAGAGGTGGCAAACTTAATTTTAAAAAAATATTTATAGGAATAATAAAAAATCCACTTATAATTGCATCTTGCTTAGGTGTACTTACTTTACTTCTTAAAATTAAAATTCCTACAGCAATAGAAAAAACAATAAGTGATGTCTCAAAAATAGCTACTCCACTTTCACTTATACTACTTGGAGCATCTTTTAAATTCGATAATATAAAGAAGTATCTAAAACAGACAACTATAGCTGTTATCGGAAAAACTATATTGATCCCATGTATTATTCTTCCAATATGTATTATGTTTGGATATAGAGATGTCGAACTTTCTACACTTATGATTATATTTGCTGCTCCAACTGCAATTTCATCTTTTACTATGGCTAAACAAATGGATTCAGATAGTGATCTTGCAAGTCAAATAGTTGTATTTACATCTGCTTTTTGTGTTATTACAGTATTTATGTGGATATTTATATTGAAACAATTCTATTTAATTTAA
- a CDS encoding N-acetylmannosamine-6-phosphate 2-epimerase produces the protein MLDIIKNKLIVSCQALEDEPLHSSFIMGRMANAAKEGGAVAIRAQGVDDIIEIKKVTSLPVIGIIKRNYDDSEIYITPTKKEIDELLESGCEMIALDATNRKRPNDESLQELISYIKSKGILVMADISNYEEAIISAKLGVDCVSTTLAGYTSYTECLEGPNLELIKMLVKDLDIPVIAEGKINTPEDLKNVYEAGVYSAVVGSAITRPQLITKKFVNAIEI, from the coding sequence ATGTTAGATATTATAAAAAATAAGCTGATAGTATCTTGCCAGGCTTTAGAAGATGAGCCATTACATAGTTCATTTATAATGGGTAGAATGGCAAATGCAGCTAAAGAAGGTGGAGCTGTAGCGATTCGAGCTCAAGGGGTAGATGATATAATAGAAATAAAAAAAGTAACATCACTTCCAGTTATTGGGATTATAAAAAGAAATTATGATGATTCAGAAATCTATATAACACCAACAAAAAAAGAAATAGATGAACTTTTAGAATCAGGGTGTGAAATGATAGCATTAGACGCAACGAATAGAAAAAGACCTAATGATGAAAGTTTACAAGAACTTATCTCTTACATAAAATCAAAAGGGATATTAGTTATGGCAGATATATCAAATTATGAAGAAGCTATAATTTCAGCTAAATTAGGTGTAGATTGTGTATCTACAACATTAGCAGGATATACATCTTATACAGAATGTTTAGAAGGTCCTAATTTAGAACTTATAAAAATGCTTGTTAAAGATTTGGATATACCGGTTATTGCCGAAGGTAAAATAAATACACCAGAAGATTTAAAGAACGTTTATGAGGCTGGAGTATATTCAGCAGTAGTAGGTTCTGCTATAACAAGACCACAATTGATAACAAAAAAGTTTGTAAATGCAATAGAAATATAA
- a CDS encoding heavy-metal-associated domain-containing protein, giving the protein MTRKKFKIEGMSCGNCVKHIKDALTEDIQGIKVIEVNLENKYATIEVDDSISDEQIKAVIADLGYTATSIE; this is encoded by the coding sequence ATGACTAGAAAAAAATTTAAAATAGAAGGAATGAGTTGTGGAAATTGTGTAAAACATATTAAAGATGCTCTAACTGAAGATATACAAGGAATTAAAGTAATAGAAGTCAACCTAGAAAATAAGTATGCTACAATTGAAGTTGATGATAGCATATCTGATGAGCAAATAAAAGCTGTAATCGCAGATTTAGGATACACAGCAACATCAATAGAATAA
- a CDS encoding MurR/RpiR family transcriptional regulator produces MGIIDELKTPSFKVTKSDKILMKYIKENIEYVSYMPISQIAKESNIGEATITRFSKKMGFSSLQDFKVTLAQEISINNKSKTIINSNIENDEPAIDTAKKLLSSNITTLEKTVDLINNQDIHNCANMIINARRIYFVGIGYSGIIAQDSNYKFMRIGLNCMSFDSSHTMIMMASIMEAEDLLIAISHTGETDAIIKTVELAKQNNVNIISITQNQESKLKDRSDINLAYVSEETILETGSISSKLAQIFLLDLIYTQVVKEKSSEAIDRKIKTTDAIKSLKNNYI; encoded by the coding sequence ATGGGAATTATAGACGAATTGAAAACGCCTAGCTTCAAAGTTACTAAGTCTGATAAAATACTTATGAAGTATATAAAAGAGAATATAGAATATGTATCGTATATGCCTATTTCTCAAATTGCAAAAGAAAGTAATATTGGAGAAGCAACTATTACAAGATTTTCAAAAAAGATGGGATTTAGCAGTTTACAAGATTTTAAAGTTACATTAGCTCAAGAAATTTCTATAAACAATAAATCAAAAACTATAATAAATAGCAATATAGAAAATGATGAACCAGCTATTGATACAGCAAAAAAATTATTAAGTTCTAATATAACTACTTTAGAAAAAACAGTGGATTTAATTAATAATCAAGATATACATAATTGTGCAAATATGATTATTAATGCTAGAAGAATATATTTTGTAGGGATTGGATATTCGGGCATAATAGCGCAAGATTCTAATTATAAGTTTATGAGAATAGGTTTAAATTGTATGAGCTTTGATAGCAGCCACACTATGATAATGATGGCATCTATAATGGAAGCAGAAGATTTATTAATAGCAATATCGCATACTGGTGAGACTGATGCCATTATAAAAACTGTGGAACTTGCTAAACAAAATAATGTTAATATAATTTCGATTACTCAAAACCAAGAATCTAAGTTAAAAGATAGATCAGATATCAATCTTGCTTATGTATCAGAAGAAACTATCCTAGAGACTGGATCTATATCTTCAAAATTAGCTCAAATATTTTTACTGGATCTTATATATACTCAAGTAGTAAAAGAAAAATCAAGCGAAGCGATTGATCGAAAGATAAAGACTACAGATGCAATAAAGTCTTTAAAAAATAATTATATATAA
- a CDS encoding ROK family protein — MNRFICIDVGGTSIKYGLSNEIGEFIDKGSVDTEALEKGGPGILEKIKTISKKYIEDNDIDGICISTAGMVDSKKGKVVYALEHLIPEYTGMEIKREVEKEFNIRCEVENDVNCAGLGETWLGAGKNAKSSVCLTVGTGIGGCVILDNKLIHGFSNSAGEIGYMNINGKSLQDLASTSSLVRKIAKIKNISQQDIDGKIIFDMAKNNDKDCLNEIDNMVKSLAIGIANICYLINPEVLILGGGIMAQEEFLKPRIDKALKEILVPRIYENTKIEFAKRQNDAGMIGALYNFLSQI; from the coding sequence ATGAATAGATTTATATGCATAGATGTAGGCGGGACTTCTATAAAGTATGGATTGTCGAATGAAATAGGAGAGTTTATAGATAAAGGTAGTGTAGATACAGAAGCATTAGAAAAAGGCGGACCTGGTATCTTAGAAAAGATTAAAACTATATCTAAAAAGTATATAGAAGATAATGATATAGACGGAATATGTATATCAACAGCAGGTATGGTTGACTCAAAAAAAGGAAAAGTTGTATATGCTTTAGAGCATTTGATACCAGAATATACAGGTATGGAAATAAAAAGGGAAGTAGAAAAGGAATTTAATATAAGATGTGAAGTAGAAAATGATGTTAATTGTGCTGGTTTAGGAGAAACATGGTTAGGAGCAGGTAAAAATGCTAAGTCATCTGTATGTTTGACTGTTGGAACAGGAATAGGGGGATGTGTAATATTAGATAATAAATTAATTCATGGATTCTCAAATAGTGCAGGTGAGATAGGATATATGAATATAAATGGAAAAAGTCTTCAAGATTTAGCATCTACAAGTAGTTTAGTAAGAAAAATTGCTAAAATAAAAAATATATCTCAACAGGATATTGATGGAAAAATTATTTTTGATATGGCAAAAAATAATGATAAAGATTGTTTAAATGAAATCGATAATATGGTAAAATCATTAGCGATTGGTATAGCAAATATATGTTATTTAATAAACCCAGAAGTATTAATACTTGGTGGAGGGATAATGGCGCAAGAAGAATTTTTAAAGCCAAGAATAGATAAGGCATTAAAAGAAATACTTGTACCTAGGATATATGAAAATACGAAAATAGAATTTGCTAAAAGACAAAATGATGCAGGAATGATAGGTGCACTGTATAATTTTTTAAGTCAAATATAA
- a CDS encoding GNAT family N-acetyltransferase: MINIRVEQELDYKIVEDVIENAFLNAEFTDNQEHNLVNRLRKSSEFIPELSLVAEIDNKIVGHILFTKINIESNKESFESLALAPLSVLLDYQNKGIGKALMNYGLEVAKNLGYESVVVLGHENYYPKFGFKKASEFDIKPPFEVPDEAFMALELNKNGLKNVSGIVKYSNAFFE; the protein is encoded by the coding sequence ATGATAAATATAAGAGTTGAACAGGAATTAGATTATAAAATAGTTGAAGATGTTATAGAAAATGCATTTTTAAATGCAGAATTTACAGACAACCAAGAGCATAATTTAGTTAATAGACTTAGAAAGAGTAGTGAATTTATACCAGAGTTATCTTTAGTTGCAGAGATTGATAATAAAATAGTTGGTCATATACTTTTTACTAAAATAAATATAGAAAGTAATAAAGAATCTTTTGAATCACTAGCCTTAGCTCCACTCTCCGTATTGCTAGATTATCAGAATAAAGGTATAGGTAAAGCTCTTATGAATTATGGATTAGAAGTTGCGAAAAATTTAGGGTATGAATCTGTAGTTGTTTTAGGTCATGAAAATTATTATCCTAAGTTTGGATTTAAAAAAGCAAGTGAGTTTGATATAAAACCTCCATTTGAAGTGCCGGATGAGGCATTTATGGCATTAGAACTAAATAAAAATGGGCTAAAGAATGTAAGCGGAATAGTTAAATACTCAAATGCTTTCTTTGAATAA
- a CDS encoding N-acetylneuraminate lyase has product MKGIYSALLVSFDKEGNINEKGLRQIVRHNIDVNKVDGLYVGGSTGENFMLSTDEKKRIFEVVKDEVKDQIKLIAQVGSVNLKEAVELAKFATDLGYDALSAVTPFYYKFDFKEIKHYYETIINSVDNKMIIYSIPFLTGVNMNLDQFAELFENDKIIGVKFTAADFYLLERMRKRFPEKLIYAGFDEMMLSATVLGVDGAIGSTFNVNGIRARQIFELAQEGKIAEALEIQHVTNDLITDILENGLYQTIKAILEEQGIDAGFCRQPMKESTPEMRANAKAMYEKYFQNQDSMLNV; this is encoded by the coding sequence ATGAAAGGAATTTATTCAGCTTTATTAGTATCATTTGATAAGGAAGGTAATATAAATGAAAAGGGATTAAGACAAATAGTAAGACATAACATCGATGTTAATAAGGTAGATGGACTTTATGTAGGTGGATCTACAGGAGAAAATTTTATGTTATCTACCGATGAAAAGAAAAGAATATTTGAAGTAGTCAAAGATGAAGTTAAAGATCAAATAAAATTAATAGCTCAAGTAGGATCAGTTAATTTAAAAGAAGCTGTAGAACTTGCTAAGTTTGCTACAGACTTAGGATATGATGCATTAAGTGCAGTAACTCCATTTTACTATAAGTTTGATTTCAAAGAAATAAAGCATTACTATGAAACAATAATAAACTCGGTAGATAACAAAATGATAATATATTCAATACCATTTTTAACAGGGGTAAATATGAATTTAGATCAATTTGCTGAGTTATTTGAAAATGATAAAATCATAGGAGTTAAGTTTACAGCAGCAGATTTTTACTTATTAGAAAGAATGAGAAAACGATTCCCGGAAAAGTTAATATATGCTGGATTTGATGAAATGATGTTATCAGCTACAGTATTAGGAGTAGATGGAGCAATAGGTTCAACATTTAACGTAAATGGCATAAGAGCTAGACAAATATTTGAATTAGCTCAAGAAGGTAAAATAGCAGAAGCATTAGAGATACAACATGTAACTAATGACTTAATAACTGATATATTAGAAAATGGATTGTATCAGACAATAAAAGCCATACTTGAGGAACAAGGTATAGACGCAGGATTCTGTAGACAACCAATGAAAGAATCTACTCCAGAAATGAGGGCTAATGCAAAAGCAATGTATGAAAAATATTTTCAAAATCAAGACAGTATGTTAAACGTATAA
- a CDS encoding sialate O-acetylesterase, producing the protein MEKIDVFLLIGQSNARGVGNPKESEIPNENCFEYLKNGEIINMTTTLESSEGDGTIAPAFSNRWNKLTGNKVCFIHEAKDGSRIKNWNHDANQFLNDAIDKFNKGIEKISKNYEIVNKYVIWIQGESDAKYGSDIIYYKENLKSIANRLKYECNIDKMFVSLTGYWLGHKDYLIRTRRIAAAQEAACNECDILCVGSKRAMTYHEEKLVIDDVHYSQEGLNILGKDLSNNIFKYQSIKEDLQIEDTINLEKEREYIKFLEEINNKYS; encoded by the coding sequence ATGGAAAAAATAGATGTATTTTTATTAATAGGACAAAGTAATGCAAGAGGTGTAGGTAATCCAAAAGAAAGTGAGATACCAAATGAAAATTGCTTTGAATACTTAAAAAATGGTGAAATTATAAATATGACAACTACTTTAGAAAGTTCTGAAGGGGATGGAACAATAGCTCCGGCTTTTTCTAATAGATGGAATAAGCTTACAGGTAATAAAGTTTGTTTTATACATGAAGCTAAAGATGGATCTAGAATAAAAAATTGGAATCATGATGCCAATCAATTTTTGAATGATGCTATAGATAAGTTTAATAAAGGAATAGAAAAAATAAGTAAAAATTATGAAATAGTAAATAAATATGTTATATGGATTCAAGGTGAAAGTGACGCTAAATATGGAAGTGATATTATATATTATAAAGAAAACTTAAAATCCATAGCAAATAGATTAAAATATGAATGTAACATTGATAAAATGTTTGTAAGTTTAACTGGATATTGGTTAGGACATAAAGATTATTTGATAAGGACTAGAAGAATAGCAGCAGCACAAGAAGCAGCGTGTAATGAATGTGATATATTATGTGTTGGGAGTAAAAGAGCTATGACTTATCATGAAGAAAAACTAGTTATAGATGATGTCCATTACTCTCAAGAAGGATTAAATATATTAGGAAAGGATTTAAGCAATAATATATTTAAATATCAAAGTATTAAAGAAGATTTACAAATAGAAGATACTATAAATTTAGAAAAGGAAAGAGAATATATAAAATTTTTAGAAGAAATAAATAATAAATATTCTTAA
- a CDS encoding FAD-dependent oxidoreductase has protein sequence MKVVVIGCTHAGTAAVVNIKENYPNSEVVIYEKNNNVSFLSCGIALNIGKVIDTTEKLFYSSPEALNCLGAQTKMQHEVLNIDFKNKKLSVKNLLTNEVFEDNYDKLVLTLGSWPIVPKFEGGTLDNIVLCKNYNHALNIIEKSKVAKNVVVIGAGYIGVELAEAFEMQGKNTTLIDAENRIMAKYLDKEFTDIAETEFKNKGVNIVLGQKVQKFEGTNTVEKVITDKGEYNADLVVLCIGFTPNTKLVQGKLETLPNGAIIIDEYMRTSEEDVFAAGDCCVVKYNPAKDTRYIPLATNAVRMGTLVGKNLIKPTLKYMGTQGTSGIKIYNKCIASTGLTEEVAKNTTNYNVGSVTIDENYRPEFMPTFEEAKVKLVFDKDSRKILGGQIISNIDLTQYMNTLSVVIQNEMTIEELAMTDFFFQPHFNKPWSLLNAVALKAL, from the coding sequence ATGAAAGTTGTAGTTATTGGATGTACACATGCAGGTACTGCTGCAGTTGTTAATATAAAAGAAAATTATCCTAATAGTGAAGTTGTTATTTACGAAAAAAATAATAATGTATCATTTTTATCATGTGGTATAGCATTAAATATAGGTAAAGTTATAGACACAACTGAAAAGCTGTTTTATAGCTCACCTGAAGCTTTAAACTGTTTAGGTGCTCAAACTAAAATGCAACATGAGGTTTTAAATATAGATTTTAAAAATAAAAAATTATCGGTAAAAAATTTATTAACTAACGAAGTATTTGAAGATAATTATGATAAATTAGTTTTAACTTTAGGTTCTTGGCCTATCGTTCCTAAATTTGAAGGTGGTACTTTAGATAATATAGTTTTATGCAAAAACTATAACCATGCTTTAAATATAATAGAAAAAAGTAAAGTTGCTAAAAATGTTGTTGTTATAGGTGCAGGATACATAGGTGTTGAACTTGCTGAAGCATTTGAAATGCAAGGTAAAAACACTACACTTATAGATGCCGAAAATAGAATTATGGCTAAATATCTAGATAAAGAATTTACAGATATAGCAGAAACTGAATTTAAAAATAAAGGTGTTAATATAGTTCTAGGACAAAAAGTTCAAAAATTTGAAGGAACTAATACTGTAGAAAAAGTTATTACAGACAAAGGTGAATATAATGCTGATTTAGTAGTTTTATGTATAGGATTTACTCCTAATACAAAACTTGTTCAAGGAAAATTAGAAACTCTACCTAATGGAGCAATAATAATAGATGAATATATGAGAACTAGTGAAGAAGATGTTTTTGCTGCTGGAGATTGCTGTGTAGTTAAATACAATCCTGCAAAAGACACTAGATATATACCTCTTGCTACTAATGCAGTTAGAATGGGTACTTTAGTTGGTAAAAACCTAATAAAACCAACTCTTAAATATATGGGGACTCAAGGTACTTCTGGAATAAAAATCTACAATAAGTGTATAGCTTCTACTGGACTTACTGAAGAAGTTGCTAAAAACACAACAAATTATAATGTAGGTAGTGTAACAATAGATGAAAACTATAGACCCGAATTTATGCCTACATTTGAAGAAGCTAAAGTTAAGTTAGTATTTGATAAAGACTCTAGAAAAATACTAGGTGGTCAAATAATATCTAATATAGATTTAACTCAATATATGAATACTTTATCTGTAGTTATACAAAATGAAATGACAATTGAAGAGTTAGCTATGACTGATTTCTTCTTCCAACCACACTTTAATAAACCTTGGAGTTTATTAAATGCTGTTGCTTTAAAAGCACTATAG
- a CDS encoding MFS transporter, translating to MRALLFRIIYFFIFFGTSTIAGMLIPFLQYKGFYPIQTGSLISLFTLSGLIGLFSVGYFCDKLKTIKKVLFPSLIITTITGTIAILFNKGIAFYLGFFLMGLFNAMLGPLCDSWIMESSDDIKSKFGQLRAFGSVGWAFGVLIVGFVISNLGYKYVVYIYMGALLVGIICAFRLKDVAKSYEGSMSFKLLLTNKDYIFIVVTLLIICIGFRGYLQLLPYGIERIGGDTSNLGIYNFICSVSEIVMLILCSKIMHKLSPDKLIILSPIAVFIQMSVLYFIPNIYAIYLSGLLQIFTYPIILMVGRTMIDRVCPANLKTTSQLMGFAMFNSLGVIIGSFVVGFLIEYLKIDRAILVMMGVALLGVLCAIFYDRKTKDKTI from the coding sequence ATGAGAGCATTATTATTTAGAATCATTTATTTTTTTATATTCTTTGGAACCTCTACTATAGCTGGAATGTTGATTCCATTTTTACAATACAAAGGATTTTATCCCATACAAACAGGAAGTTTAATTAGCTTGTTTACTTTAAGCGGTTTAATAGGTCTTTTTTCCGTTGGATATTTTTGTGATAAGCTTAAAACTATAAAAAAAGTATTATTTCCATCACTTATAATAACGACTATTACAGGAACTATAGCAATTTTATTTAATAAAGGTATAGCATTTTACTTAGGATTTTTTTTAATGGGATTATTTAATGCTATGTTAGGGCCACTTTGCGATAGTTGGATTATGGAGAGTAGTGATGATATAAAATCCAAGTTTGGCCAACTAAGAGCTTTTGGTTCTGTAGGCTGGGCATTTGGAGTTTTAATCGTAGGTTTTGTTATTTCAAATTTAGGATATAAATATGTAGTATATATATATATGGGAGCACTTCTAGTTGGAATAATTTGCGCATTTAGATTAAAGGATGTAGCCAAAAGTTATGAAGGAAGTATGAGTTTTAAACTTTTATTAACAAATAAAGACTATATATTTATAGTAGTTACACTTTTAATTATATGTATAGGATTTAGAGGATATTTACAATTACTACCTTACGGGATAGAGAGAATTGGAGGGGATACATCAAACTTGGGTATATATAATTTTATATGTTCAGTAAGTGAAATAGTTATGCTAATACTTTGTAGTAAGATAATGCATAAACTAAGTCCAGATAAATTGATTATATTATCTCCTATAGCAGTATTTATACAAATGTCAGTACTTTATTTCATACCCAATATTTATGCTATATATTTAAGTGGATTACTTCAAATATTTACATATCCAATTATTCTTATGGTAGGAAGAACTATGATAGATAGAGTGTGTCCTGCAAATTTAAAAACAACTTCTCAGCTTATGGGATTTGCTATGTTTAATAGCTTAGGAGTTATTATTGGTTCTTTTGTAGTTGGTTTTTTAATAGAATATTTAAAAATTGATAGAGCTATTCTTGTTATGATGGGAGTAGCACTTTTAGGAGTTTTATGCGCCATATTTTATGATAGAAAAACAAAGGATAAGACTATATAA
- a CDS encoding sodium:solute symporter → MVGFTKIDFAILVLYLVAVLFAGLFFSKKEMKGKEFFKGDGTIPWWVTSVSIFATLLSPISFLSLAGNSYGGTWILWFAQLGMFIAVPLTIKFFLPLYSRLDLDTAYQYLEIRFDSKGLRILGALMFIIYQIGRMSIIMYLPSVVLAELTGISVNILIIVMGIIAIIYSYTGGLKSVLWTDFIQGVVLIVGVIGTLFFLIANINGGVGTIMETLTSGQKFISSNEVIFDINILKSSVFIIFVGAGLNTFSSYVSSQDIVQRFTTTTNLKELKKMTYGNGLLSITVATVFYLIGTCLFIFYTQNPELAQTAKQDQIFASYIAYQLPVGITGILLAAIYAASQSTLSTGLNSVATSWTLDIQTMISKDMSFERQTKIAQYISLGVGIVAIGVSVVLANGEIKSAYEWFNSFMGLVLGVLAGIFVLGAFCKSATKFGAYIGFVVSAILVVYLKYNVPDVTSWSYSLITITTSVIVGQIVSMIQLHITKRKNNVREDSTIYYEVN, encoded by the coding sequence ATGGTTGGTTTTACAAAGATAGATTTTGCAATATTAGTATTATATTTAGTTGCAGTTCTATTTGCAGGACTTTTCTTTTCTAAAAAAGAGATGAAGGGAAAAGAGTTTTTTAAGGGAGATGGAACTATACCTTGGTGGGTTACATCAGTTTCAATATTTGCAACATTACTAAGTCCGATATCTTTCTTATCATTAGCAGGTAACTCTTATGGGGGAACTTGGATATTATGGTTTGCTCAATTAGGTATGTTTATAGCAGTACCTTTAACAATAAAGTTTTTCTTACCACTTTATAGTAGGTTGGATTTAGATACAGCTTATCAATATTTAGAGATAAGATTTGATAGTAAGGGCTTAAGAATTCTTGGAGCTTTAATGTTTATTATATACCAAATAGGACGTATGTCTATAATAATGTATTTACCTTCAGTAGTATTAGCAGAACTTACTGGAATTTCAGTAAACATTCTTATAATAGTAATGGGTATAATAGCAATCATTTATTCATATACAGGTGGACTAAAATCGGTTTTATGGACAGACTTTATACAAGGTGTGGTACTTATAGTGGGGGTAATAGGAACATTATTCTTCTTAATAGCTAATATAAATGGCGGTGTAGGTACTATTATGGAAACTTTAACAAGTGGCCAAAAGTTCATTTCGTCTAATGAAGTAATATTTGATATTAATATATTAAAATCAAGTGTATTCATAATATTTGTAGGTGCAGGACTTAATACGTTCTCATCTTATGTATCAAGTCAGGATATAGTACAAAGATTTACGACAACAACAAACTTAAAAGAATTAAAGAAAATGACTTATGGTAATGGTTTATTATCAATAACAGTTGCTACAGTATTTTATTTAATAGGCACTTGTTTATTTATATTCTATACACAAAATCCAGAGTTAGCTCAAACAGCTAAGCAAGACCAAATATTTGCTTCATATATAGCATATCAATTACCAGTAGGTATAACTGGTATATTATTGGCTGCAATATATGCAGCGAGTCAGTCTACTTTATCAACGGGTCTTAACTCAGTTGCAACAAGTTGGACTTTAGATATACAAACAATGATAAGTAAGGATATGAGTTTTGAAAGACAAACTAAGATAGCACAATATATATCTTTAGGAGTAGGTATAGTTGCAATAGGAGTTTCGGTGGTACTTGCAAATGGAGAAATAAAATCAGCGTATGAGTGGTTTAATAGTTTTATGGGATTAGTACTAGGAGTTTTAGCTGGAATATTTGTACTTGGGGCATTCTGCAAAAGTGCAACAAAATTTGGAGCTTATATAGGGTTTGTAGTATCTGCTATATTAGTTGTATATTTAAAATATAATGTACCAGATGTAACTTCTTGGTCATATTCATTAATAACTATAACAACTTCAGTTATAGTTGGTCAAATAGTAAGTATGATACAATTACATATTACTAAAAGAAAAAATAACGTAAGAGAAGACTCGACTATTTATTATGAAGTTAATTAA